A stretch of Lathyrus oleraceus cultivar Zhongwan6 chromosome 6, CAAS_Psat_ZW6_1.0, whole genome shotgun sequence DNA encodes these proteins:
- the LOC127094122 gene encoding uncharacterized protein LOC127094122, whose product MAERNVGRNDEALAAAMQEMAQAFQNPPNADENVGSRSLATFQRENPPTFLGRYDPEGALAWLKEIERIFRVMDCTLVQKIRYGTHKLSGEADDWWVDTRLRLETAGEEITWEVFRREFLRKYYPEDVRGKKEIEFLELKQGNLSVTEYAAKFTELAKFYPHYDGANAEFSKCVKFENGLHPEIKKAAGYQKIRVFVDLIDSCKIFEEDNNAHYKILSEKRGRGHHSRGKPYETPVGKGKQKVIPGRRTSGGDAPANVICFKCGKPGHKSNVCRLGETRCFRCGMPGHVARDCKQKDVVCFNCGESGCNCGLAGGVQFPKVFPDEIPSAPPEREVEFTIDLVPCTRPISMVPYRMSTSELAELKSQLEDLLERKFVRPSVSPWGAPVLLVKKKRRKHATLY is encoded by the coding sequence ATGGCCGAAAGAAACGTTGGGAGGAATGATGAGGCTCTTGCTGCAGCTATGCAGGAAATGGCTCAGGCGTTCCAGAACCCACCCAATGCTGACGAAAACGTGGGGTCTCGTAGTCTGGCGACGTTTCAGAGGGAGAACCCGCCTACTTTTCTGGGTAGGTATGATCCTGAAGGAGCCTTGGcttggttgaaggagattgaaagaatcttcagagtgaTGGATTGCACTCTTGTGCAAAAGATCCGTTATGGAACTCATAAGCTGTCAGGTGAAGCCGATGATTGGTGGGTGGACACTCGTCTAAGGTTGGAAACTGCGGGCGAGGAGATTACTTGGGAAGTGTTTCGTAGAGAATTTCTAAGGAAGTATTATCCAGAAGATGTGCGAGGAAAGAAAGAGATTGAATTCCTCGAGTTGAAGCAAGGGAACTTGTCAGTcacggagtatgctgctaagttcactgAATTGGCTAAGTTCTATCCTCACTATGATGGAGCCAATGCCGAATTCTCTAAGTGCgtcaagtttgaaaatggattgcATCCGGAAATTAAGAAAGCTGCGGGATATCAAAAGATTCGCGTCTTTGTGGATCTGATTGATAGTTGTAAAATCTTTGAAGAGGACAACAATGCACACTATAAGATCTTGTCTGAGAAGAGAGGAAGAGGCCATCACAGCCGTGGTAAGCCATATGAAACTCCGGTTGGAAAAGGGAAACAGAAAGTGATTCCGGGTCGAAGAACAAGTGGGGGAGATGCTCCTGCTAATGTTATCTGTTTcaagtgtggaaagccgggtcacaAGAGTAATGTGTGTAGGCTTGGTGAAACGAGATGTTTCCGTTGTGGTATGCCGGGACATGTGGCTCGTGATTGTAAGCAGAAGGATGTTGTTTGCTTTAACTGTGGAGAGTCAGGCTGTAATTGCGGACTTGCCGGTGGTGTGCAATTTCCTAAAGTTTTTCCCGATGAGATTCCTAGTGCACCGCCAGAAAGAGAAGTTGAGTTCACTATTGACCTTGTACCGTGTACTAGACCCATCTCTATGGTGCCGTATAGGATGTCAACATCAGAGTTGGCTGAACTGAAGAGTCAGCTAGAGGATTTGCTTGAAAGGAAGTTTGTGAGACCTAGTGTATCACCTTGGGGAGCTCCAGTTTTGCTGGTGAAAAAAAAAAGACGGAAGCATGCGactttgtattga